A genomic window from Clostridium aceticum includes:
- a CDS encoding DUF4956 domain-containing protein: MLDSINDIFMLNEIGTITTLREVIITIVISSLLGLMISYTYTKTYKGRFYSQTFAQTLIIVGIVISIIIVAIGSNIARAFSLAGALSIIRFRSTIGDPRDIAFIFFVLGAGLASGAGLFIPAIVFVAMLCALIFILYHLDYGAKKEKQKILKIMVPENLNFEGLFDDLLQQHLKEFSLMSIRTTNLGTMFELMYSIKTKEETEEKVLMDDIRARNGNLNVVILLDEQLLDI; the protein is encoded by the coding sequence ATGTTAGACAGTATAAATGATATTTTTATGTTAAATGAAATTGGTACTATCACTACCTTGAGGGAAGTAATCATTACAATTGTAATTAGTTCTCTTTTAGGATTAATGATTTCTTATACCTATACGAAAACCTATAAGGGCAGATTTTATTCTCAAACCTTTGCTCAAACTTTAATTATTGTAGGGATCGTTATTTCCATCATTATTGTTGCCATCGGCAGCAATATCGCCAGAGCCTTCAGTTTGGCAGGAGCTCTATCTATTATACGTTTTAGGAGCACCATAGGAGATCCAAGGGATATAGCCTTTATCTTCTTTGTATTAGGTGCAGGGTTGGCCTCAGGTGCAGGACTTTTTATACCTGCTATTGTTTTTGTTGCTATGCTATGTGCTTTGATCTTTATTTTATACCATTTAGATTATGGGGCAAAAAAAGAAAAACAAAAAATCTTAAAAATTATGGTGCCAGAAAACTTGAATTTTGAAGGACTGTTTGACGATCTTTTGCAGCAGCACCTTAAAGAGTTTTCTCTCATGAGCATAAGAACCACCAACTTAGGTACCATGTTTGAGTTGATGTATTCCATAAAAACCAAAGAAGAGACAGAAGAGAAGGTTTTAATGGACGATATCCGTGCTAGAAATGGTAATCTCAATGTGGTTATTTTATTGGATGAACAGTTACTGGATATATAA